Within the Phaseolus vulgaris cultivar G19833 chromosome 9, P. vulgaris v2.0, whole genome shotgun sequence genome, the region ATTAGTATTTTGGTTTTCAGAATCTCGCTCAATCAAACTTTGTTTCATAATATTTCCagtattttgttttctttgctTTCATCGATACCTTTCTCTAATGGATACTTCAAATTCAGAGTTTACAGGGTCATAAGCTCTTGAATATATGCTAATTACCTCTTCAAATCTTTCTTTTTCATGGATCTTGCTTCAATTATCAATTCATAAAGAAACACCATGGATCTTGTTATTTGTGAACCtttgttgatttttatttttttttataatttttggtGATATTTGAATTTATAGGTTTATGTtcataatttgaaataattagCGATATTTTGTTGTGGACTAtctcaaaataaatttgttgtttaaGTGACAATGTATTTACTTTAAATAATCATGTAAAAAGAATTATTTGTAATCTGGCTTTAAGCGAAACAATTATTCTAAGTCTGAATTTATGCGTTTCAAGCAACAAGTTATACACTTAAAGCGACCAGAAAAGCAATGTTTAGAAATGATGACATTgtctttttataaaagaaaactttaaaTGGAATAAAATCTCTTTCTACAAAGTAATCATATTTCTTACCAACCATCGAAAGTGTTCTAATATGAAAACCTGACAACAATTTAAGTGATAATTTAAGAAATGAAATTAGAAAGTTATAGTAAATAAcagatgaaaaattaaatcataacaaaatccaatttatCAGTATATTACCCGATAATATTTCCACTACAGGATTCTCATTCTTTTCGTACATCAACCATAATATATTACAATTACAAATATTTGATAAGCACTTTAAAATATagaaacataattttttaataaataatttaaaatatatcatagtttaaattataatcaacagtttaagttataataaaatttatttttaactattaataattaattaattaattttgatataaagaCAAAATGGTAAGTTTTTTAAGGTTGAAACGTAGatggaaataaataaatagcaataaataaagtatatattgaaatatacttttttttaacgAACATCGAAAGTAgtaaatgaaatatatattaaaaaagacaaaaaatatatttagaatgTCTAATTGAAAGAATGAAACTCTTAttctttgatttttgaattttagtttataatataaaaacatatcaaagttaattttatatacAGGTAAGcgttttaaaatcaaaatatccAACAATTAGCCACGCCTTTTAAATGAATTGTAAAGAGAGCCAATATTTTATCTTTCATAATAACCTATAATagaagatattaaaaaaatacattttcaatatattttaattaaatccaTCTTAATTATAATTCACTTTAAATTTTGACATgtttataaaagaataattgATTTGAGTGGTACTTAGATTTGAGTcttatggataaaaaaaatataggttCGATTTAAAAAACAATCAACTAAATTATTGACAAGATATTATCCGTAAAACAGTTTCATTCAAATTTATCATGTTAAGTGTTTGTTTAGAATAACTCAAAATAATGTCCTAAATTATAACgattaaaacaattataaaaaaaacaaaaacttcatgtttataattaaataagaaagTAGGATTTTTGTTTAGCAAAATGGAAAATATGTTATATGATTAAAACACTAAAGtgaagagtgaaaaaaaaaatatgatgattaaaaataataaaaacacaatgtgtataaacattaaaaaaataagataatttgAAAAGGTTCAATACAGATGGATGTTATTTGATTTTCTATaataatggattttttttattttttattttgaaaggtGATGAGTAAATATAGGTAGATTGAGCTAAAAAAGACAGGAGTAAAAGAGGAAATGTGAGTGATTAGAGTTTTTAtagcaaagatgaagaaatgtcCACCAAAGAATGGTAACAGAATTCAGAAAATAGTGAGTGAGAGAGCAATTTTGTGTGGAAGGGTAGAGAAGAATTGGTGTGGGAGAGTAGTATATAAGAGAAGGTGATGCAATGAGGAAATCAGCTTGTGGGTACCTCTTTACACCTGAGGAAGGAGGACCCTTGCATTGGCTCACTCATTCTTTCCTTTCAATTCTTATGCAACAATAGTAAGTCATGAGGATGGAACACACCAATAACACCATGTCTCGCCCCCTTCTTTTCATGGCATTGCTTTCCATCGTTGTGGCTACAACACATGCACGTGGTCATCATAAGGGAGCGCATGGTCGTCACATGACCGCTCAAAATGTCACTTATGATGGTAAGTCCATGTTCATCAACGGAAGGCGTGAGCTGCTATTTTCTGGTTCCATCCATTACCCTAGAAGCACACAAGATGTAAGTTACTCTCTTCCTAATCATATACTAATGCTACATTATTCATGCAAACTAACAAAATTATATGCTTCATTTCATATTTGTGCGTATCAATAATGCAGATGTGGCCTGTCCTTCTTGATAATGCAAGACGCGGAGGCATAAATGTCATTCAAACCTACGTGTTTTGGAATGCTCATGAGCCCCAACAAGGACAGGTGAAATATTTCATTCCTCTTCTTTCAATTATTTTGTTACCACAAAACTCAAAGGGGTGTTCAGAAAATGTTTTTCCCTCAATATGCAGTTCAACTTTGCTGGTAATTATGACTTGGTGAAGTTTATTAAGCTCGTTCAAGAACATGGAATGTTTGTCACTCTTAGGGTTGGACCCTTCATCCAAGCTGAGTGGAACCACGGGTAAAACGTCCATTGATCAAGTTGATTTCAAAAAATATGATTCCTTTCCTTTCTTATTCTCAACCTCATTCTCATTCCTAATTTGTTCATCAGAGGTCTTCCATATTGGCTTAGAGAGGTTCCTGGCATCATTTTCCGCTCTGACAATGAGCCTTACAAGGTAGTTTCAATCCGTCATATATAATTTATGGAAATTTAATACAGAATTTAAGCATTAACATGAAAATCTTTTAATTTGAAGCAACACATGCAAGCATTCGTGACAAAGATTGTACAAATGATGAAAGATGAGAAGCTCTTTGCTCCCCAAGGAGGACCCATCATCTTAGCTCAGGTTTTGATTTTGTAACCAACCTTgtgtttaatttctttttgagTAATCAACCTACATAAACATGTGACATTATTCAATGGTTGCAGATTGAGAACGAGTACAACCACATTCAACTTGCATATGAAGAGAAGGGAGACAGTTACGTCCAGTGGTCTGCAAACATGGCAGTAGCACTGAATGTCGGAGTTCCATGGGTCATGTGCAAGCAAAGAGATGCACCTGATCCAGTGGTAAGTTATGATACAGTAGTAGTAGCATAGCCACAAATACTCTTCCAACTTAGTCTCACCTCGTGTGATTTCATTTGACAGATCAATGCATGCAATGGAAGACATTGCGGTGATACCTTCTCAGGGCCAAACAAACCATACAAACCATCCATATGGACAGAGAACTGGACCGCTCAGTAAGAAATGATTTGACGTTTATCCTTAGTGAACAACTTCATAATCATGAGCACTcataataatacatttttattgtaattttcaAATTCAGGTACCGAGTACATGGAGATCCACCATCCCAAAGATCCGCAGAAGATATTGCATTCTCAGTTGCCCGCTTCTTCTCCAAGGGTGGAAACTTGGTTAACTATTATATGGTGTTTCTCTCGACATCTAAATCTTGTTGTATTAATATAACTTGTGGCCATTTTTTTCTGCTTAAATTTCTAACTCTATTTGCAACTTTTGTAGTATCACGGTGGAACAAACTTTGGTAGAACCAGTTCTGCATTTACCACAACCCGTTATTACGATGAGGCTCCTCTTGATGAATATGGTCTACAGAGAGAACCAAAATGGAGTCATTTGAGGGATGTGCACAAAGCTGTGCTCCTTTGCAGGAAGGCTATCCTTGGTGGCGATACCAATGTAGAAAAGTTGAACGAATTCCATGAAGTAATAATCTGATATGACTTCTGATGTCTCATATGAAAAGTAGTCTCacaaaaatataactaaaataacTTGTCATGCAGATTAGAACCTTTGAGAAGCTTGGAACAAACATGTGTGCTGCTTTCATCACTAACAACCACACCATAGATGCAGCCACTATTAACTTTAGAGGCACCAACTACTTTTTGCCTCCACATTCCATTAGCGTCCTCCCTGATTGCAAGACCGTCGTCTACAACACGCAAAGTGTAATTAACTAACTAACTTGTTCATCTCTGATATATTATCATGTACAATTCACAATCAGGTATTTCATTCACTTTTGGCACATGCAACAGATTGTTTCACAACATAATTCAAGGAACTACGAGAGGTCGCCCATTGCAAACAATTTCCAATGGGAGATGTTCATCGAGGCTATTCCAACAACCAAAAAAATGGATACGTACCAGAAGCTTCCAGCAGAGCTTTACAGCTTGCTCAAGGACACCACCGATTATGCTTGGTACACCACCAGGTGAGTTTGTGTACGAGGAATGCTTAATTATTTTACTCTTGAAACATTTTATATGACTGTTGTCTCCAACTTCTAAGTTATTTATTCATTGCAGCTTTGAGTTGAGTCCACAAGACTTGCCAACAAAGCCTGGAGTTATCCCAGTTCTTCGTATTATGAGTCTCGGACACTCAATGGTTGCATTTGTAAACGGAGATCTTGTTGGTAAGTACATaatgttaaaagaaaaacacCATTAAAAAGGTGAGGAGAGGAGACAGGGTAGTAATGTCAATGTCTTATTTATTGTGTGTTAGGAACTGCTCATGGAACCCATGAAGAAAAATCTTTTGAGTTCCAGCGACCAGTAGCATTTAAGGTTGGAACCAACTATATTTCCATCTTGGCTAGCACAGTTGGATTACCTGTAAGAGACTTAACTTTTTTCTTCTTGTGTGTTTAATGAACACCAATCCAAGTTTTGGTGACCATaacaaaataacattatttCATCTCTTGAAATTTTGAATATACAGGACAGTGGAGCTTACATGGAACATAGATATGCAGGACCCAAGTCCATATCCATCCTTGATCTCAACACCGGAACAATTGACATCAGTAACAATATGTGGGGTCATCGGGTTAGTAGAATTACTGCTCAGCAGAAAAATTATCGTTGAACATGTTAGAGTGATATAACTGAGTTGGTCCATTTCAATTGGCAGGTTGGTCTCAAAGGTGAGGGCATGAAAGTTTTCAGTGAGGAAGGATCATTGAAGGCAAAATGGATGCCACTCGCTCCAGTTCCACGCCCTTTAACGTGGTACAGGGTAAGAAATATCACACATCTTAAAtgaaactattttatttatgaaacagtttcaaaagctttctacttttttatatttatttaacaatattatgcATTGGTTTTACAGACTAGATTTGCCACCCCAGAGGGAACAGGTCCAGTTGCCGTAAGGATGACTGGAATGGGCAAAGGATTGATCTGGGTTAATGGTCAAAGCATTGGACGCCACTGGATGACTTTCCTCTCCCCACTTGGAACACCTACTCAATCAGAGTAAGTAAATCActgaaaaaaaatgtgaaaaccTTTGTCTTGGTCTTGAACTTGATCTTGATCTAACTAAAAACCTTTGTAATTTGCACCACTCATTCAGGTTCCACATCCCAAGAGCTTTCCTCAACCCACAAGACAACTTGCTTGTTATATTTGAAGAGGAGGCAATGAATCCAGGACAGGTTGAGGTATTGAACGTGAACAGAGACACAATTTGCAGTTTCATTGCAGAGAACGAACCTGCCAATGTGAACTCATGGGTGTCTAGGAGAGGAAATTTCCACCCTATTGTGTCAAATATTGGACCCCAAGCTGCACTAGAGTGCAATCCTGGGAAAAAAATTACAGCAGTTGAGTTTGCAAGTTTTGGCAATCCTAGTGGTTACTGTGGAGATTATGTTTTGGGAAGCTGCAATGTTGCTGCTACGAAGCAAATTGTGGAGCAACAATGCTTGGGCAAAGAAACTTGCACAGTTGCATTAGACCGTGCAGTGTTGAACCAAAATGGCGCGGATCCATGCCCAGAAATATTGGTGAAAACCCTTGCAATTCAAGCAAGGTGTTATTAATCAATCAATCAATGAGTccaaaataatttgtttgttttggcTAAATAGAGTCCAGGAGCTCAACTTGTGTCATTGAGTTTTTGTAACATCGTACTTCAATTTACAATTTTTCATTTCCCTGGCAATAAAAATTTCACCCATTCAATTTTGTACACAACttctatcttttttatttttcttaagtcTATTagtaatgatatatatatatatatatatataatattctaactacttaactttttttatctataattatacaaatataccaatattctataaataaaaataaataaataagtatcactatgatttttaaaaattgataaattttgtATATACGTCACAcctcaaataattttttctccGAAAAGTTAACAACATAAGCAatgttataaaaattatataattagttTACATAATTTTGTGtaacatttttattctttattttagaaaaagaaaagaaaaaattgacaCGTGATATCTATGGTTCTACAGCTTTTAATAGTAAATGCTTAAAATAAATGAAGGGTAACTTGGTGGTAAAACactatttgatttttaatagatcaaatatatttttttagaagaaaGATGAGAGAACAATgcttagaaataaaaaatcgCATCATTGTTACCAATATACTCTCTTAGTTAACAAGTGTTTCTTTCAAAGCTTCTTAATTAATTCATTTCTTAATTAACTTTTTGCAATGCTACCTAAGGTCACAGTATGGGCACTCAACCACTATAGGTATTATTTTCCtttcatataaatattaaaacattaattttgtGCATAGACTCCcacataatatttataattaagaaGCAAGAATAATGATAGACTTGTATTATTTGGCTTTATTGCACATGTTTTCATGTAGAAATTAATCCATGAGAAtcaaacaataaatttattatactagtttttcttaaaagaaattattagtattataatttttaaaaatattttaaattctgaaataaaattttagagtGAGTTTCACAAGTGATGTTTACTATCTTTTATAGTTTATTTAACGAGCTTATAAACTTACTTgactaaaaaaatatgttaaaaaatttaaataatttataccaTTTCCTTAGTTATACAagaatattcaattttaaatatttacttgaagtaataattaaatttagaatttttttctacttttaatattttagtaaaTTGTGAGGGTCTTTTtggtattatataatttattttaattattataccatttactatatttttattaaaatattttatgtttaaaagGGTTGGATTCTCAAAaataaatacaacaacaaaatattaaaaaaaatacacttttaTTAACACTCTGAAGTTCTATACATATagtttaatgaaaaataaagtgTACTATGACAATAGTATCTATATAAAACTTAAGTAAAgagaataacaaaaaaattattaagatccTTACATATATTAGATGATCTAATTCATATATTAGATGATCTAATTCATATGTTAGatggtttttttcttcttccatcAAGACGATCTAATCATTAAATTGAGTTCTTCATTAGAAATTCTATTATATATGATT harbors:
- the LOC137821965 gene encoding beta-galactosidase 13-like codes for the protein MRMEHTNNTMSRPLLFMALLSIVVATTHARGHHKGAHGRHMTAQNVTYDGKSMFINGRRELLFSGSIHYPRSTQDMWPVLLDNARRGGINVIQTYVFWNAHEPQQGQFNFAGNYDLVKFIKLVQEHGMFVTLRVGPFIQAEWNHGGLPYWLREVPGIIFRSDNEPYKQHMQAFVTKIVQMMKDEKLFAPQGGPIILAQIENEYNHIQLAYEEKGDSYVQWSANMAVALNVGVPWVMCKQRDAPDPVINACNGRHCGDTFSGPNKPYKPSIWTENWTAQYRVHGDPPSQRSAEDIAFSVARFFSKGGNLVNYYMYHGGTNFGRTSSAFTTTRYYDEAPLDEYGLQREPKWSHLRDVHKAVLLCRKAILGGDTNVEKLNEFHEIRTFEKLGTNMCAAFITNNHTIDAATINFRGTNYFLPPHSISVLPDCKTVVYNTQSIVSQHNSRNYERSPIANNFQWEMFIEAIPTTKKMDTYQKLPAELYSLLKDTTDYAWYTTSFELSPQDLPTKPGVIPVLRIMSLGHSMVAFVNGDLVGTAHGTHEEKSFEFQRPVAFKVGTNYISILASTVGLPDSGAYMEHRYAGPKSISILDLNTGTIDISNNMWGHRVGLKGEGMKVFSEEGSLKAKWMPLAPVPRPLTWYRTRFATPEGTGPVAVRMTGMGKGLIWVNGQSIGRHWMTFLSPLGTPTQSEFHIPRAFLNPQDNLLVIFEEEAMNPGQVEVLNVNRDTICSFIAENEPANVNSWVSRRGNFHPIVSNIGPQAALECNPGKKITAVEFASFGNPSGYCGDYVLGSCNVAATKQIVEQQCLGKETCTVALDRAVLNQNGADPCPEILVKTLAIQARCY